The Rhodopirellula bahusiensis genome segment GTTTGATGGCAAATTCGGGGCAAGTATCCACTCCTCCACTAACGCTCGTCGCTGACGCAGAGGTGACTCGGAACTACACGACATTCTTAAATTCAAGCTATTCTGCCTTTCCGATTCCACCCAATGGATTGGATAGCTTGAAGTACAGTGGAAAGCTGTTGCACCGCGGTACTGCAGGCAACATCGTCTATTTTCAACCTACCTATGACACATGGACTGATGGCTACGAGTCGGATGGTTTCGATCAGACTCAGCGTTCAGATTCGTCTCTGTCGGGCGGAACAGCTAGCGGTACAACTTGGCTGTTGAACAACACTTCCGGCCTCACGAAGACGCCTCGGATTAGTACGAGTGGATGGCAGATCGATTCCGGTCGATTCGATGGTAGTTTTCAAGAATGCCCGCCGCCTTTCCTGGATGATCTGCAGGCCATCAGCATTACCGTTCGACTAGAGGATCCTCCGACCGGTGAGATAACTCAGTTCACTATCGTTGAGAGTTTGCAGTGATTTTGCTGTCGATTTCGGTTCGGGTTTATGATCCGACGGCGGGGCAGCTTCGGCAGCAGACGATCGTTGAGTACTTTCAGTGAGAGGCTGACTGCGGAAGGCAGCTCGGTGAATTGCAAATTGCAATGTGGTCATTGCGAATTTGGAATTGGGTGAGGTGCGAGACCGAAAGGCTCTTTTGTTTCGAGGCTTTGGGTCTGGGCTCGCTTGTTTGGGTGGACTGCTTAGTGAGTCAGTGAGTCTTGGCGGGACGCTTCGCTTTATTGGCGAAGCATTGGTTGGATTCCGGGTGAGACCTGGACCACGCGAGATGCGGTTAGTCACGGTGGTGATCACCGTGCTAAAGGTTTGCAGTCAGCTGACCTAGCAATCGGCCCAGGTTCGGCCGTGGGCGACGTCGACTTTCAGTGGCACGTCGAGTTCCATCACGCTAGTCATGGCTTCGCGAATCATGTCCGACAGCGCGTCGAGTTCCTCGTCGGGGGATTCCAGTAGTAGTTCATCATGGATCTGTAGCAGCAGCCGAGCTTGCAAGTCGCTCTGCTTGAGTTGCTCGTGGACGCGTAGCATGGCCAGTTTGATCAGGTCGGCCGCGGTGCCTTGGATGGGCATGTTGATCGCAATCCGTTCCGGTTCGGTGAGGCTGCGTCGTTTCGATTCGGGCAATTTCGCCAGGTCGCGAACGCCTTTGATTTCTCGCCGTCGACCCAACATGGTTGTCACGTAGCCTTCGTTTCGGCAGCGGGCCAGCGTGTCCATCATGAACGCTTCGACGCCCGAGTAACGGCTGAAGTACAGCTCGATGTAATCGCGAGCCTCGTCGTTGCTGATGCCGAGCGTCTTGGCCAACCCAAACGGACTTTGCCCGTACACGATTCCAAAGTTAATCGTCTTGGCGATCCGGCGCAGATCGCTGGTCACGTCCGCTTCTTCGATCCCGTTGACTTCCGCGGCGACTCGCGTGTGGATGTCGGCGTCGTCGTGGTAGGCACCGATCAGGGCTTCGTCACCGCTGTAGTGGGCCAGCACTCGCAGTTCAATTTGCGAGTAATCGGCACCGAGCAACGACCAGCCTTCTCGGCCGGCGGTGAACGCGGCCCGGATCGCTTTGCCTTGTTCGGTTCGAATGGGAATGTTTTGCAGGTTGGGTTCACTGCTGCTAAGCCGGCCCGTTGCCGCGACGTCTTGCCGGAACGAGGTGTGGACGCGCCCGGTTTTCTCGCAGATCAATTGCGGCAAGGCATCGATGTAGGTGTTCTTTAGCTTGGTGGCTTGGCGGTACTGCAGCACGTGCTCGGCGATCTCGTGATTGACAGCCAATTGGCCCAAGACGTCCGCGTCCGTGCTGACTCCGGTTTTCGTTTTCTTGATCACCGGCAGCCCAAGTTCTTCGAACAGGACGACGCCGAGCTGCTTGGGGCTGTCGAGATTGAACTCGTGTCCAGCGGCTGAGAACACCAGCGTTCGCAGGTCCGCGATGTCCTTGTCGAATCGCTCGCTCATTTTGGCAAGGGTGTCGGCGTTGACGTGGATGCCGTTGAACTCCATTTCGGCGAGCACTTCGGTCAGCGGCATTTCGAGTTGATCGAACAACCCATCCAGCCCGGATGCATTGAGTTCGTCGCGGAGCGCGGGGGCGACTCGAATGGGCACGTCGACGTCTTCGCAGGCATAAGGCGAAACGTCGTCCACGGGGACTTGGTCCATCGTGATTTGTTTCTTGCCTGTTCCTATCAATTCTTTGATCGAAAGGTTGGTGTGATCGAGCCTGCGTTTCGCGAGGTCATCCAGGCCGTGGTTGCGGCCTCCTGAATTCAGCAAGTAGTCCGCGACCATCGTGTCCATTGTGATGCCACCGAGTTGGACGCCGGCCGAACGGAGCACGATCACGTCGAACTTGAGGTTGTGTCCGACCTTTTCGATCGCAGAAGACTCCAGGACATCGCGAAGAGTTTCGATCACGATCAATTCGTTGATCGCCGGATCACCCTCGGGGGCTCGGACGGGAATGTAGGCGGCTTCGCCGGGTTGCCATGCGATCGAGATGCCGACCAGGTCGCAGCCGCGAGCGTGAGTGCTGGTGGTTTCCGTGTCGATGGCCAGGATGGTTTGTTTGGCAAGTTCGACCGCGAGTGCTTTCAGTTCGTCTTCGTTGGTGATCGTCTGGTAGCGAGACTCCCAGACTGGTTTGGGTTCTTCGGGCGGTGCTTCGCCGCCGAGCAGTTCCGCGGCGCGGCTTCGCAGTCGACGGAAGCCAAACTCTTGCAGCAACGCGTCGACTCGTTCGAGGTCGGCGGCCGAGCGGACGCAGCGGTTCCAGGGAATCGGCGATTCGACATCGCGTTTCAGTTCGACCAGCTCACGCGACATCATCGCGGCGTCGCGGCCGTTCATCAGGTTCTCTTTGCGTTTCTTTCCCGAGATGGAGGAAGCGTTGTTGAGGATCTCTTCCAGCGTGTCGTGCTTTTCGAGCAATTGCTGGGCGATCTTGGGGCCGATCAGGGAGATGCCAGGAACGTTGTCGACGGGGTCACCGACGAGGGCCTGGTAGTCGACGACTTGGTCGGGACGAATTCCCCACAGCCCGAACAGTTCGGTGGCGTCGATCTCTTGGTCTTTGCGGATATTGTAGATCTTGGTTTGGTCGCTGATCAGTTGCCGGCAATCTTTGTCGCTGGTCACGATCAGACACCGGCCGCCGGCCGCTTCAACTTTGGCGGCGACGGTGGCGAGCAAGTCATCGGCTTCGAAACCGGATTGCTCGATGATGCCGATGCCCATCGCGTCGATGGCTTGGCGAATCAGCGGGATTTGCTGGCGCAGTTCATCGGGCATCGAGTCCCGGTTGGCTTTGTATTCGGGATACAGCTCGTTGCGGAACGTGACCTCGCTTTTGTCGAACGCGGCGATCAAGTAGTCCGGTTCTTTGCGAGAGTGCAGTTCCAGCATGTCGCCAACGAACCCATAGACGGCTGACACGGGCAGCCCGCCAGTGCTGGTCATCGGAGGCAACGCGTGAAAGACCTGGTAGATCAACGAGTGGGCGTCGACGACGACGACCAACTTGTCGGTCAGGTCTGGGATGGGGTCGTCGGTGGTTTCTGGAATGGGGCGTTGCAGGACAGCGGGCAAGGCATCGTCGGCGATGCGGACGGCGTCGTGACGTTGCTTGCGTTCTTCCGTTGTTTCGCGATCGGCTCGCGGGCCGGATTGCGAGGCGTCCTGGGGGGCTGTTTCAGATGCAGCCGATTCGCGTGTTGGTTGGGTGGAGCTGGTGGGCAGCGGCGTGACTCCTGTGCCCGCGACGGATGGAATGGGCGTGGCGTTGGGGCTGGGCGTGAATCCTCGCGTGGCGGACAGCTTGTTTGGGTCGCGCTCGGCAGTTGCGGCGGCCGCGGGTTTGTCAGCCGCGGATGGCTCGGGGGAGGCGATTGTCGGCGTGGATTCGGCGACTTGGTTGCTGGCGGATGGAGGCGTGTTGTCCGAGTTCGCGGCCGGAGGGCTGGGGGCCTCGTCGAACCCGCTGAACAGCATTTGGTCGTCGTCGTTCTGCTTGGGGCGAGGTCGGGATTTGGCCATGGGAACTGCGAAGAGGGTGGCGAGGCGTCGAGAAGGGCGTGTGCTGTTTGCGAAGCGGAGAGCATACCGCGATCGACCGAAACCGGGCAGTTTGAATGAGCGAAGTCGACGCGTTGATCGGCGAATCGCAAACGATTGTGCCAGTCGAAAGGAGCGTTGCCGGAAGCCGCGTGTCGCTCGCTGGGGCCCCCAGCGAGTTGCGTGTGGATGCCCGCTGGGGCTCCAGCGGGCTACGGTGAGTTGCAGAGTAGAACAGTTGTCTCAACTGTTTGCGTGTCGGGGTGCTGTCGTTGAAATGCTTGACGCGAACGTTTGGGCGGGTGAACGCGAGGCCGATGTGGATTGGCGTTTGAACGCCGGTTGACGGAACGATTGGGGACAATCGTTCTGCTCTGGTGCCGATTGTCGCCCATCGACTCCGCTCGATGGAGCTGCACCGCAACAACCTGTAGCTCGGTGGTCCCCACCGAGAGTTTTTATGCTCGTCTCGGTGGGGGACCACCGAGTTACGGTTGGGATACGCGGGAATCGGGTGGTTCATTCGGGGGTGAGGATGGCCCGGCTTGGGGTTGCACGGCAGTTTGTCGTCAAAATCGGACCAGGCCGGTGGGTTTGCGCGATCGCCCAGGCAGTTTCGGCGTGATTTCTGTGTCAAAAAGATGCGTTCTGGATCAACTCTGAATACAATTGCTGTTTGCAGAGGCAGGTGGTCCGCCGGTCTGAACCGGTCGGTGGTCCCTGTTCGTAGAGTCAACACGCAACGAATGCGACCCAAGTTGGTCCGACTGCCCTCGCACGGGCACTCCATCTCCTCCTACTCTTCATCGCCCCCATGGCCGCACGCGACGATTCAGTGATCCGAGGCAGCTTGATTGCCTGTCTGATTTTCCTGGTGCTTTCTTTGGCGCTCAACTTCTTCTTTTGGAGTTGGGGCAACACACAAGCCCAGACCGCCGCGACGGCGAAGGAAAGCTTGCAATCCCGCGGCACCGAACTGCAAACGATGCAGAGTGAGGCAACATTGATGAAAGCGATGTTGGGCGTGGGCGGGCTGACCCAGGCTCAATTCGACACGCTGACATCCAGCAGCGGTGACGATCCTGAGATGGAGATCATTGAGCAAAACTTTGCTCGCGACATGGCGTTGTTTGGTCCCGAAGTCGACCCGCAAAACCGCAACTATCCCGCGCTCCCGGACTTCCTGGTCAATGCGATTCGCAACCGAAACGTTCAGTACAGCCAGGCTCGTGAACAAGCAACGCAAATCCGTTCGCAGGCCGACAGCGACATCGAAGTGGCTCGCAAGGCTCAGGAAGTGGCCGAACAGAGTCGCGACGATGCGAACAAGAAACTCGAAACAGAACAATCCAAATTTGCCGAAGACCGTCAGCAAATGAAGCTGACGACGGAGCGAACCAGCGACAGCCTTCAAAAGAAGATCGCCGAGTTCACGACTTATCGAAACAAGGTCACCGCCGAGATCAACGAGCTTCAGCAACTGGAAACTCGTTTGTCAGGCACGATCGAGAACCAGCGTCAGGAACTCGTGCGACTGCGAAGCACCAACTTCGAAAGCACGCAAGGTTTGATCAGCTACGTTTACCGCGATGGCAACGTTGTGACGATCAACTTGGGATCGGCGGATGAGCTGACTCCGGGGGTCACGTTTGGTGTCATCGATGGCGACGAAACACGTCTGCAAGATGCGAAGATCAAAGCGACCATCCAAGTCACCAAGTTGTTGGGCGATCACCGTGCCGAGGCTCGCGTGGTGGCGTTCCCCGAGATCCGTTACCCGATCATCCCTGGCGACCAAATCTACTCGCCGTTCTGGTCGCCTGGACGTCGTGTGAAGATCGCTTTGATGGACAACATCGACATCGATGATGACAGCCGACCTGACACGACCGAGATCTCTTCGATGATCCGTGCGGCGGGTGCCGAAGTGGCCGCCATCTTGCGAACCGATGGAAGTCGTGAAGGCACGTTCGACAGCAGCGTGCGATTCTTGGTGATCGGCGAATCCGAACGATTGGACGATCAAGCGGGCAACGCCAGCGAAATCGCCGCGGTCGGTAAGGCCAAGGCGGAAGCGACCGAGAATGGGGTGACAATCATTCCAGCTTGGAAGTTGCAAGCTTACCTGAAGACGATCAACGACTCGCTGACAACGCCTCTCGGATCGGCCGTTCGCGGACGCGACTTCGCTCCGGAGAAATCAACGGCACCCAAGTCGTTGCCGACTAGCTTGCCGAAGATTTACACCGAGCAGCAAGAACGGATGCAACGCACCAACGACATCCTACGTCCGTAGTCGCGTCACCGTCGCCCATCGACTCCGTTCGATGGAGCTGCACCGCAACAACCTGTAGCTCGGTGGTCCCCACCGAGAGTTACTCCGCTCGCCGCAGGGCTCAGTTCCGCGTCAGGTCCCAGGCGTTTGCCCAGGTGGTCTGGGTCGATTTCATTCCGAATTCGTTTTCCAAGCGGTCGGCCATGTCTGGCAAGTGACCGGCTCCGTAGAACACTGCGACGTTCTCTTTGCCAGCGTCGAGCTCTTCCTTCAAAATCTCAAACGCCTTGCGGTTGCGACCTTTGATCAAGGTGTTCTCACCGTTGGCGTCGTCCATGCCCGCGGTCACCAGTTCAATGTCGACGAGTTGGCGAGCCATCGCTCGCTTCATGTTCTTGGGTCGGTCTTCACCGCTGAACATCGCCATTATCAAACCCGCGTCGCCGCCTGTTTTGGCTTGCGAAGCGATGCCGGCACCGAGCATCCTCGCCACCATTTTCCAAATGCTGTCGCCGCGTTTCTCGAGGTCCTCGACGAACTCGTCCGGGCTCATGTCCGCATGGCGAAAGTTCTCGGCCATGTAGTCGATCTTTTCGAGTTGGTACTCCAGGTTCAACATGTCTTTCATGCCAGTTTGAACCGAGGCCAGGATTGACCGACGTTTCTCCAGGTCTTCCGGGCGAATGCGAGTCCCATCGGGGGCCACCAATTCGTAAAGCACGGAATCGTACTTCGAAAGTTGTTCCTTCAATTCGGTGTAGTACTCGTCTTGGCCGATGTGAACGACGCCGACCAAGTCGACAATTGCACCGTCGTACTTGGTGCCGGGCTGGCCGACGAACTGAACCGTTGCGGTTTGCAAGGCATCTGGCTTGCCGTTGATTTCGTGAACACGAACGTACGCGGGCTCTTCGGCGACTTTCGCTTCTTCGGCCGGAGCGGGCTCGGTGTCTGTGGCTTTCGCTGATTCAGCTTCTGTTGTTTCAGCCTGTGCCGGCGGTTCGGCGACCGGGGCTTCTTGAGCGACGGCGGGTGCGAAACCGAAGCATGCACTCAAGCACACCGCCAAGCCGCTGGTGCGAACACGACGAGTCAGACTTGCCCAAGTGGTTTGGAAGGCGACCCGCAACGCTGAGAGTCGGGGAAGAAAATGGCGTTTCATCGAGATCGCTCAGAGGTCAGTAGGAAAGTGGCGGCCTGCTTTCACCATAGCGCCAGAATCGATTTCCGGCAAGCAAATGGTGTGCAGCGGGAGCAGAAGTCCAGCATTTCCAGGCGGGGAACGGGTTGCATGAGGGCGCGAGGCTGGCGGATCGTCGGGGCGTTTCAGGTTGTCGCGGCAGCCAACCGAGAGGGGGCCAGTTCGTCGAGCAAGCCCGACCAATCGCCCGCGATCATGGTTTCGCCCCACTTCGCTGCGATCATCACGCTGTTGATGCCGGATCCAATTCCCAGCATCGCGGTGCGGTCTTGAGCGGACAGGTCACCAGTGGCGGCCGCGGCGGCGACGGTCAGCGGCAACGCGACCGAGCCAGTGTTGCCAAGAGCCGGAAAGGAAACGCTGTCGCAAGATTCAGGCAACTGCATCGCTTCTAACATTCCAACTCGGTGTCTCGAGCCGACTTGATGACAAACGGAACGATCGATTTGATCGCGAGACCATCCGGATTGTTCGAGCAAGTCGTTCAACGCAGCCACACCCGTTGCGATTCCCTCGGCCATCAGGGTTTCGGAATCCGTTTCCATCAACGGTTGCATCCCCGCTCCGGCCGTGTCTTGGTCGCTTCGGCAGAGATGGTGATGTGCGGTGTGGGCGCGAGCGATCGCGTGTTCCAAAGTTGTGGCTTCGGGATGCAGGTCGCGATGGGTCAGCAACCACGCGCAGCTGCCTGATCCAATCGTCAGGGACGCGAACGCGGGTTTGACGGTTTTTCGAGTCAACTGCGTGTCCGCGTTCAGCGATGCGATCGTCGCTTCCATCAACGGTCGACTGTTCTCGGTTCCGACAACGATGCCGGCCGAAATCATTCCTGACTGAATCATGTTGGCGATTTGGACGGCGCCGTTCAGGACGCCCAAACAAGCATTGGATACGTCGTAGACCCAGCACTGAGGTGACAGCCCCAATTCGTGGTGCACGCGAGAGGCGGTGGCGGGTTCCAGGAAGTCGCGGCAGACGCTGGCGTGGATCAGGGCTCCGACTTGAGCTGGATCGATCGAGGCGGCTTCCAGAGCGTGTCGGCCGCTTTGAATGCTGGGGCCACTGGGGACGGTGCCCGGCTCCCAGACTCGCCGGCTGTCGATGCCGCTCATCATGGCCAGACGGCCTTCCGGCAATTTCAGGCGAGAGTAAAGCGGCTGCAGATCCTTCTCGATTTGTTCGCTGGTCCACTGTGCTTGCGGGATCGTGACACCGATCGATGCCAACGCGACGTCAGGAAAATGCACTGCTGCGGCCCTTTGAACCAAAGTTTTAAAAAAAATGCTTGGCTCTCATTGCCTGAGGCCATCTGAATCCGAGGGAACGGAAATTCCCCGATTGAGTGACCCAACGGTCGCGAAGCAGACTAACAGATTGCTTCCGTCGGTCGTATCACCAGTGCGGAGAAGCCTTGCGAGACCTGATCGCAAACAATCACCGCGAGCTTCGGTGATTTCGTAGGGTGTGGTAGGGTCCCGCAATTGCCTTTTGTGATGTTCGCTGCGACGCTGCGCTGCGGAAGGACGCTGGCCTGGCCAATAGGGTTCCGGCGGCCGTTCGTCATCCAAGCTGATTTGTGAGAGATCAGCCCGGTGGCGGAGGGGGAGGAAGTAGCCCTTTGTTTGGGGCGATGGAGTCCATCTCGAGGGCTCAGGATTTTCCGAAAACACTGCAGAAATTCGCGGTTTGCTAGCAAAAAACGCATTTGCTAGCACTACCCGTAGTGGTTCAAGGCCACTTTCTCACAATATATCGTTCTTGCTTGGTCATGTGAAACTCGGTCTCTAATCTCCCGCACATCAGACGCGACACCGTCGCCGCGCCGCCTTATCACGCACCTCATTGGAAAAGTCCGGGAAGCAAAACGACCAGGTTGTTTCATGAAGAGACAGGCTGGATGAACTCCCATGATCGCCCTTTTCCCTGCGAGTTGGCAGGTGGCATCGTGCGAATGAGTTCTCAACGTGTTTGCTGCTCGCTCGATTCAATTTTGCACAAGATTGCTGAATTGAATGCTTCGCCAGTGCGGTAACTATGAAACGCCGATACGAAGAGGATCTTCTCATGACGCGCAAGCCCCTGATTGGTTTAAACGCTGACTTCCGAGCCGCAGCTCGCAGCACCCCCGCGTTTGCTTACATCGCTTCGGGATACTTTCAAGCCATCATCGACGCGGGTGGCATCCCCGTTTTGGTTCCTCCACAAGCGGACGAAGAATCGGTTGGCCGCATCCTGGACGCCGTCGAAGGTTTCTTGTTCATCGGTGGCGGCGACTTGGACCCTCGCAACGACGGGTTCATGCTGCACCCCAGTGTTCATCCCATGGACGCGGCACGTGAAGCCAGCGACCGAATGCTGATGGCGGAAATCGCTGAACGCCGGATGCCTGTCTTCGGAATTGGCGTCGGCATGCAGTTGATCAACGTCCAACAAGGCGGCAACTTGTTCTTGCACATCAAAGAGGACTTGCCCGAAGCCGTGCCTCACTTTGACGCTCAAGACGTCAACCACCGTCACACATTGAACGTCGAAGGCGATTCGTTGATCGGCCGCGTCTACGGCGACGGCGAAATTCGCGTGACCAGCCGTCACCACATGGCAATCGACGAAGTCGCTCCTGGTTTCCGCGTCACCGCTCGCTGCCCCGACGGTGTGATCGAAGCCATCGAAAGCGAAATGATCGATTGGTTCGCTTTGGGAACTCAGTTCCACCCCGAATCCGAAGCGGCCTCCGCCTTGGACATCCGCATTTTCGAAGAGTTTGTTGACGCCGTTCGCGACCGGAACCAAGAGGCTCCCGCGAAAGAAGGCGACGAAGCCTATCGTTTGGTTGCTTGAGCTAGAAACCACACTACGGAGAGGATGTTGACGAATCGGACTTTTTGATCCCTTCCCACCGGGTTCGCTGCCCACGGTTGTCCCGCGAGAACCGTTTTCCGCCAAAGGATTGGCGGGCTGGCAGCACGGAAGCATCGCCTGATGCAGCGAACCCGGTGAGAATGGGACTCCTTCGCAGGAGTTCCTCGCCTTCAAGGATGAAGGTTGGCGGTGGTCACGGATTGACCTGATTGAAAACCGATTTGGCAACAAAACAAGTCACGGCTGACAAGTCCAACCGGGCACGTTCCAAAGGAGCGTGCCCGGTTGTTTTTTGGCCTCTCAGGTACCGATAGGGGTAGGGGAGTCCGGCTCAACCGGACTTCCCTACCCCTATCAGAGAGGTCGTGCAGTTTTATTTCACCCTCCCTTTGGGAGGGTCGGCACGCTTCGGGCCGGGGAGGGTTACGCGCTGGTTCCGATGCTCGACCCTCCCCTCGCTTCGCTCGACCCTCCCAGGGGGAGGGTGATGCTAAACGCTTGGCAACACAGCAGTTAAAAACTGCACGACCTCCAGACGCAGGATGGTTGCTGTAATTGCCCGGTGAGGGCCTCGCCGGGCTACGGGGTTAGTTAGGCGACAGACGATGGATTCGCGCAGCAAACAAGCTGCTCGGGTGGACCAGAGCAGCTTGGCGAAGTTTATTTGGCAGACCGACGGGCGGTCGAGCCTTGCTGATGATCGAGCTCAACCCGCAAAATGCGGGCGGCGATCAAACGCGGCGACGTTCTTTCAAGCGAACAGCCTTGCCGACGCGATCGCGGAGGAAGTACAGCTTGGCGCGACGGGTGACACCGCTGCGTTTGACTTCGACCTTTTCGATGCGTGGGCTGTGAACGGGGAACTTACGCTCCACGCCTTCGCCAGCCACGATGCGGCGAACATGGAACATTTCCTGAGCACCTTTGCCACTGCGGCCGATCACGACGCCAGTGAAAACTTGGATCCGCTCTTTGTTGCCTTCCAAAATCTTGGAGTGCACGTCCACGGTGTCACCGATTTCGAACTGGGGAACGCTTCCCTCTTCTTTTTGGTTGGCCTTGTCGACCATGTCCATGATGGCGTTGTTCATTTGAGAACCTCTTCGATGTTCAGGAGAGTTTGTTGGGGTGTTCTTGATTGTTGGTTGAATGCTCGGGCAGCAAATCGCGGCGACGGTCAATCGTTCTCGCCCGGCTTTGTTCGGCTCGCCAAGCGGCGATGGCGGCATGATCGCCGCTGAGCAGAACATCGGGGACGGTGTGGCCTTCGAATTCACGGGGCCGGGTGTACTGGGGGAACTCGAGCATCCGATTTCCTCGGCTGAACGAATCATCCAGGCTGCTTTGTTCATCGCCGAGCACGCCGGGCAGCAACCGGACGACAGCGTCAATGATGGTCATCGCGGCCACTTCGCCTCCGTTGAGGACAAAGTCGCCAATGCTGATCTCTTCGGGTTGGAGAATATCCAGCACGCGTTGATCAAATCCTTCGTAACGACCACACATCAACATGAGTCGGTCGCTGGTGGCGAGGTCTTCGGCCAACCGTTGGTCGAGCCGTCGACCTTGCGGGGTCAACAAAATCTTTCGAGCCGGGACATCGGCCATGGCGTCCACGTCCCGAACACAATTCACGGTCGGTTCGACCTGCAACAACATTCCGGGGCCGCCGCCGAAAGGACGGTCATCGACTTTGCGATGAGGGGTGTCTTCGGCCCAATCTCGGAGGTTGTGTCGCTGAATCTCAACCAAACCTCGAACAATCGCCTTGTCCAGCAAGCTTTGGGTCAGATAACCGTCAAAGATCGCGGGGAACAGGGTGACAACGTCGAATCTCACTCCGTGGTGGCTTCTGCAGCAGGAGCGTCGTCCGTCGAAGCTTCGGCGGCTGGTTCTTCCGCGGGAGCTTCTTCAGCAGGTGCTTCCGCAACCGGTGCGGCTTTTGGAGCGGGTGCTTCTGGTGGTGGGGTGTAATCTTTGCGACGACCGAGACGCTCGACGGCAGCCTTTTGGGCTTCCAGGTGCGAGCCTTCGGTGCCGTACTTTTTGATCAGCACAGCCACTTTGTCGCTGGGTTGAGCGCCAACGCCAATCCAGTAGTCGACGCGATCGGCTTTCAGCGTGGTGCGTGCATCGGTTTCGGGGCACATTGGATCGTAGGTGCCGAGTTCTTCGATCACACGACCATCACGTGGGTTGCGTTGATCCACTGCACAAACACGAAAGAAAGGACGGTGCGTACGTCCCATCTTTTTCATGCGAATTCTTACTGCCATGTCGGTCGTTTCTCCAAGGAATTGAGGTTGATTTCGGGGCTGAAGACAGAGGGCTGTACCTGCTCTGGTCTCGGCCCACTTCATCTCACTCAGCGTTTTTTACGTTTGAGTTTTCGTTTCAGCTTTTCGCGTTCTTTGCG includes the following:
- the polA gene encoding DNA polymerase I, which codes for MAKSRPRPKQNDDDQMLFSGFDEAPSPPAANSDNTPPSASNQVAESTPTIASPEPSAADKPAAAATAERDPNKLSATRGFTPSPNATPIPSVAGTGVTPLPTSSTQPTRESAASETAPQDASQSGPRADRETTEERKQRHDAVRIADDALPAVLQRPIPETTDDPIPDLTDKLVVVVDAHSLIYQVFHALPPMTSTGGLPVSAVYGFVGDMLELHSRKEPDYLIAAFDKSEVTFRNELYPEYKANRDSMPDELRQQIPLIRQAIDAMGIGIIEQSGFEADDLLATVAAKVEAAGGRCLIVTSDKDCRQLISDQTKIYNIRKDQEIDATELFGLWGIRPDQVVDYQALVGDPVDNVPGISLIGPKIAQQLLEKHDTLEEILNNASSISGKKRKENLMNGRDAAMMSRELVELKRDVESPIPWNRCVRSAADLERVDALLQEFGFRRLRSRAAELLGGEAPPEEPKPVWESRYQTITNEDELKALAVELAKQTILAIDTETTSTHARGCDLVGISIAWQPGEAAYIPVRAPEGDPAINELIVIETLRDVLESSAIEKVGHNLKFDVIVLRSAGVQLGGITMDTMVADYLLNSGGRNHGLDDLAKRRLDHTNLSIKELIGTGKKQITMDQVPVDDVSPYACEDVDVPIRVAPALRDELNASGLDGLFDQLEMPLTEVLAEMEFNGIHVNADTLAKMSERFDKDIADLRTLVFSAAGHEFNLDSPKQLGVVLFEELGLPVIKKTKTGVSTDADVLGQLAVNHEIAEHVLQYRQATKLKNTYIDALPQLICEKTGRVHTSFRQDVAATGRLSSSEPNLQNIPIRTEQGKAIRAAFTAGREGWSLLGADYSQIELRVLAHYSGDEALIGAYHDDADIHTRVAAEVNGIEEADVTSDLRRIAKTINFGIVYGQSPFGLAKTLGISNDEARDYIELYFSRYSGVEAFMMDTLARCRNEGYVTTMLGRRREIKGVRDLAKLPESKRRSLTEPERIAINMPIQGTAADLIKLAMLRVHEQLKQSDLQARLLLQIHDELLLESPDEELDALSDMIREAMTSVMELDVPLKVDVAHGRTWADC
- a CDS encoding 3-oxoacyl-ACP synthase III, which translates into the protein MHFPDVALASIGVTIPQAQWTSEQIEKDLQPLYSRLKLPEGRLAMMSGIDSRRVWEPGTVPSGPSIQSGRHALEAASIDPAQVGALIHASVCRDFLEPATASRVHHELGLSPQCWVYDVSNACLGVLNGAVQIANMIQSGMISAGIVVGTENSRPLMEATIASLNADTQLTRKTVKPAFASLTIGSGSCAWLLTHRDLHPEATTLEHAIARAHTAHHHLCRSDQDTAGAGMQPLMETDSETLMAEGIATGVAALNDLLEQSGWSRDQIDRSVCHQVGSRHRVGMLEAMQLPESCDSVSFPALGNTGSVALPLTVAAAAATGDLSAQDRTAMLGIGSGINSVMIAAKWGETMIAGDWSGLLDELAPSRLAAATT
- a CDS encoding gamma-glutamyl-gamma-aminobutyrate hydrolase family protein, with translation MTRKPLIGLNADFRAAARSTPAFAYIASGYFQAIIDAGGIPVLVPPQADEESVGRILDAVEGFLFIGGGDLDPRNDGFMLHPSVHPMDAAREASDRMLMAEIAERRMPVFGIGVGMQLINVQQGGNLFLHIKEDLPEAVPHFDAQDVNHRHTLNVEGDSLIGRVYGDGEIRVTSRHHMAIDEVAPGFRVTARCPDGVIEAIESEMIDWFALGTQFHPESEAASALDIRIFEEFVDAVRDRNQEAPAKEGDEAYRLVA
- the rplS gene encoding 50S ribosomal protein L19; this translates as MNNAIMDMVDKANQKEEGSVPQFEIGDTVDVHSKILEGNKERIQVFTGVVIGRSGKGAQEMFHVRRIVAGEGVERKFPVHSPRIEKVEVKRSGVTRRAKLYFLRDRVGKAVRLKERRRV
- the trmD gene encoding tRNA (guanosine(37)-N1)-methyltransferase TrmD, whose product is MRFDVVTLFPAIFDGYLTQSLLDKAIVRGLVEIQRHNLRDWAEDTPHRKVDDRPFGGGPGMLLQVEPTVNCVRDVDAMADVPARKILLTPQGRRLDQRLAEDLATSDRLMLMCGRYEGFDQRVLDILQPEEISIGDFVLNGGEVAAMTIIDAVVRLLPGVLGDEQSSLDDSFSRGNRMLEFPQYTRPREFEGHTVPDVLLSGDHAAIAAWRAEQSRARTIDRRRDLLPEHSTNNQEHPNKLS
- the rpsP gene encoding 30S ribosomal protein S16; amino-acid sequence: MKKMGRTHRPFFRVCAVDQRNPRDGRVIEELGTYDPMCPETDARTTLKADRVDYWIGVGAQPSDKVAVLIKKYGTEGSHLEAQKAAVERLGRRKDYTPPPEAPAPKAAPVAEAPAEEAPAEEPAAEASTDDAPAAEATTE